From Thalassotalea euphylliae, the proteins below share one genomic window:
- a CDS encoding NADP-dependent oxidoreductase has product MNETAQEYTAIKLIARPTGGPITDELFDIVTLARPALAQGELLVQQTHMSLDPAMFGWMSPDTESYIPPVALGDVMRSSGIGKVIESKHPDFQVGDRVMGLLGWTEMLKTDGQGLNKVQNDLPDEAVLSIFALPGMTATQGLFEVGKPKAGETIVVSGAAGSVGSIVGQLAKADGLNVIGVVGSDEKAEWITNELGFDGAINYKTDDLDAKLAALAPKGVDVYFENTGGPIQHAVFNRMNAHGRIAVCGLIADYAKAVPDLGPNWIQVIKKRLTIQGFTMPDHYGDIPALLAKLTPYVMQGKIKYRAHVLEGLPAAISGLNLFFTGGNQGKLMVKL; this is encoded by the coding sequence ATGAACGAGACAGCACAAGAATACACAGCGATTAAATTAATCGCACGGCCAACGGGTGGTCCTATTACCGATGAATTGTTTGACATCGTCACACTAGCGCGCCCTGCATTAGCTCAAGGTGAGTTGCTAGTACAGCAAACGCATATGTCACTAGACCCTGCCATGTTTGGCTGGATGAGCCCAGATACAGAAAGCTATATTCCGCCAGTTGCCTTGGGCGATGTGATGCGCAGTAGCGGTATCGGTAAAGTGATAGAGTCAAAGCACCCAGATTTTCAAGTGGGCGATCGCGTTATGGGCTTATTGGGCTGGACTGAGATGCTCAAAACTGACGGCCAAGGCCTTAACAAAGTCCAAAATGACTTACCCGATGAAGCGGTTTTATCTATCTTCGCATTGCCCGGTATGACTGCAACCCAAGGGTTATTTGAAGTGGGTAAGCCTAAAGCTGGTGAAACCATTGTGGTATCAGGCGCAGCCGGCTCTGTTGGTTCAATTGTAGGTCAATTGGCGAAAGCTGATGGCCTGAACGTAATTGGTGTGGTTGGCAGTGATGAAAAAGCCGAGTGGATCACCAATGAGTTGGGCTTCGATGGTGCAATTAATTACAAAACTGATGATCTCGACGCTAAATTGGCGGCTTTAGCGCCAAAAGGTGTTGATGTCTATTTTGAAAATACGGGGGGACCGATCCAACACGCCGTGTTTAACCGAATGAATGCTCATGGTCGCATCGCAGTATGTGGCTTGATCGCTGATTACGCGAAAGCGGTTCCTGATCTTGGCCCTAATTGGATCCAAGTCATTAAAAAGCGATTGACGATTCAGGGCTTCACTATGCCAGATCATTACGGTGACATTCCCGCCTTGTTGGCTAAGCTCACCCCTTATGTCATGCAAGGGAAAATTAAATATCGCGCTCATGTACTCGAAGGGTTACCAGCAGCGATTAGTGGCCTTAATCTCTTCTTTACTGGCGGTAATCAAGGCAAGTTAATGGTTAAGCTTTAA
- a CDS encoding ArnT family glycosyltransferase: MDNIYASQRYFSVKHIINNPLHWCLVLVASILLLRLASLGLYPLFDTTEARYGEIARIMFETQNWVTPQFDYNEPFWGKPPMHTWLTAMSFSWFGVSEFSARLPHFACGLVTLLMVYHFASSFITPERVSASRTALLAVVILSSSLGFIVASGMVMTDSALLCVTTLAMISYWYCYTAANKLWGLVFFGALGLGMLVKGPVAIVITGIALVTWSISQGQFKKAIRCLPWRQGMGVFLAVCLPWYIWAEVRTPGFVEYFILGEHFQRFLVPGWSGDLYGSAHDQPKGMIWVFWLGAAFPWSFILIALAGKRLIKRIFSLNSTKKAAHTHTDSQSYQTASPPINSLQKNAQPTNVAGINAYLIAWMLAPMLLFTLAGNILSAYVLPGFSAMALLLARQRNISLATNLFASLTLLVMLVVLTSYSLGLTTKSTAADLLGKDRSFQQETALFYWQKRPFSARFYSKGQAQLITQHAELSNLLAMRSTFLLVFQHHALTKLEQEFKLSKNCIELKQTSERLMLQCF, encoded by the coding sequence ATGGATAACATTTACGCTTCTCAACGGTACTTTTCAGTGAAACATATCATCAACAATCCTTTGCATTGGTGCTTAGTACTGGTTGCCTCAATACTGCTGTTGCGGCTTGCCTCATTGGGGCTATACCCGCTTTTTGACACCACGGAAGCTAGGTACGGTGAAATCGCGCGCATCATGTTCGAAACTCAGAATTGGGTCACACCTCAGTTTGATTACAATGAGCCGTTTTGGGGTAAACCACCAATGCATACTTGGCTGACGGCAATGAGTTTTTCTTGGTTTGGCGTCTCTGAGTTTTCGGCGCGATTACCGCATTTTGCCTGTGGTTTAGTGACACTGTTAATGGTGTATCACTTTGCTAGCAGCTTTATTACACCTGAACGAGTTAGCGCTTCCCGAACTGCCCTTCTCGCTGTTGTTATCTTGTCCTCAAGTTTAGGCTTTATTGTCGCCAGCGGTATGGTGATGACTGATAGTGCCTTATTGTGCGTAACAACGCTGGCCATGATCAGCTATTGGTACTGTTACACAGCGGCTAATAAGCTTTGGGGCCTAGTATTTTTCGGTGCACTTGGCCTAGGTATGCTAGTTAAAGGGCCTGTAGCAATAGTTATTACAGGTATTGCGTTAGTCACATGGAGTATTAGCCAAGGCCAGTTTAAGAAGGCGATTCGTTGCCTGCCTTGGCGACAAGGAATGGGGGTATTTCTTGCGGTTTGCTTACCTTGGTACATCTGGGCGGAAGTTCGCACACCTGGCTTTGTTGAGTACTTTATTCTCGGTGAGCATTTTCAACGATTTTTAGTCCCGGGATGGAGTGGCGATTTGTATGGTTCTGCTCATGATCAGCCCAAAGGCATGATCTGGGTTTTCTGGCTCGGCGCTGCATTTCCTTGGTCATTTATTCTGATTGCGCTAGCGGGTAAACGTTTAATAAAAAGGATCTTTTCACTCAATAGTACCAAAAAAGCAGCGCATACTCATACTGACAGTCAATCCTATCAAACAGCTTCACCGCCAATAAATTCGCTACAAAAAAATGCACAGCCGACAAATGTTGCTGGCATTAATGCTTATTTAATTGCCTGGATGTTAGCTCCTATGCTGTTGTTTACACTCGCCGGCAACATTCTTAGTGCCTATGTGTTACCTGGATTTAGCGCGATGGCACTGCTGCTCGCCCGCCAGAGAAACATCAGCCTCGCCACTAACCTATTTGCATCCTTAACATTACTCGTTATGTTAGTGGTGTTAACCAGTTACAGTTTAGGGTTGACAACAAAATCAACAGCGGCAGATTTGTTGGGTAAAGACAGAAGTTTTCAACAAGAAACCGCCTTGTTTTATTGGCAAAAACGCCCTTTTTCAGCGCGGTTTTACTCCAAAGGGCAAGCGCAACTCATCACTCAACACGCTGAGTTAAGCAATTTACTCGCGATGCGCTCTACTTTTTTATTAGTTTTTCAACATCATGCACTTACCAAGCTTGAACAAGAATTTAAACTTTCAAAAAATTGTATTGAACTCAAACAGACTTCTGAAAGACTAATGCTTCAATGCTTTTAA
- a CDS encoding acetyl-CoA C-acyltransferase — MTSNAREAVIVSVARTPIAKAYRGAFNDLTSPSLAAIAINAALDKVNISGDEVDDCIFGAAMQQGSQGMNFGRQAAMAAKLPVSVPGMTIDRQCASGLMAVASAANHIVGDGANVVVAGGCESITLVQNEHMNMHRAVDEQVKEYAPAIYMPMLDTAEVVAKRYDISRQAQDEYALLSQQRTAAAQANNLFADEIVPVTTTKLVQDKETGEISKQAVTLSQDEGNRPDTTLAGLSQVRTVKEGGCITGGNASQLSDGAAALVLMEKSVAEQKGLAPLGAYRGMAIAGCEPDEMGIGPIYAIPKLLERHGLTIDDIGLWELNEAFAVQVLYCADYLGIDKEKLNVNGGAISIGHPYGMSGARLVMHALLEGKRRGVKYVVVTMCIGGGQGAAGLFEVL, encoded by the coding sequence ATGACATCAAATGCTAGAGAAGCTGTCATCGTTTCAGTTGCTCGAACCCCAATTGCCAAAGCTTATCGCGGTGCTTTTAACGATTTGACTTCACCTTCACTTGCTGCGATTGCCATTAATGCCGCACTAGACAAAGTAAATATTAGCGGTGATGAAGTTGACGATTGTATTTTTGGTGCCGCTATGCAGCAGGGTAGCCAAGGTATGAACTTTGGGCGTCAAGCCGCAATGGCTGCTAAACTGCCTGTCTCTGTGCCCGGGATGACTATCGATCGCCAATGTGCCTCTGGCTTAATGGCCGTTGCGAGCGCCGCTAACCATATCGTTGGCGATGGCGCGAATGTGGTCGTGGCTGGCGGTTGTGAGTCCATTACCTTAGTACAAAATGAGCATATGAATATGCATCGCGCCGTTGATGAACAAGTTAAAGAATATGCACCAGCGATTTACATGCCAATGCTAGATACCGCAGAAGTCGTCGCTAAACGTTACGATATTTCTCGTCAAGCACAAGACGAATACGCCCTACTTTCTCAGCAGCGCACCGCAGCAGCGCAAGCCAATAATTTATTTGCTGACGAAATTGTACCAGTCACTACCACCAAACTCGTTCAAGACAAAGAAACGGGCGAGATTAGCAAACAAGCAGTGACGTTAAGCCAAGATGAAGGCAACCGTCCTGACACCACCTTGGCTGGCCTCTCACAAGTTAGAACCGTTAAAGAAGGTGGTTGTATTACCGGCGGCAATGCGTCACAGCTTTCTGATGGCGCAGCTGCCCTAGTGTTAATGGAAAAGTCAGTTGCTGAGCAAAAAGGTTTAGCGCCACTTGGTGCTTATCGCGGCATGGCAATAGCGGGCTGTGAGCCTGATGAAATGGGCATTGGGCCAATTTATGCCATTCCTAAATTACTCGAGCGCCATGGGCTAACGATTGATGATATTGGCCTTTGGGAGCTTAATGAGGCCTTCGCTGTACAAGTGCTTTACTGCGCCGATTACTTGGGTATTGATAAAGAAAAACTCAATGTTAACGGCGGCGCGATTTCAATTGGTCACCCTTACGGTATGAGTGGTGCCCGTTTGGTAATGCATGCGTTACTGGAAGGCAAACGCCGTGGTGTTAAATACGTGGTTGTGACTATGTGTATTGGCGGTGGACAAGGAGCTGCAGGACTATTTGAGGTGTTATAG
- a CDS encoding AMP-binding protein, with product MEKVWLEKSYPTGVPFEIDPDKYSSLVEMFETYTSKYQNNTAFINMDASITYQELAEQARAFAAYLQTQWHFQPGDKFAIMMPNCLQYPVALFGALLAGLTVVNVNPLYTARELEHLLADSDTKGILIIENFAHTLAEVIDNTKVKHVIVTGLGDRLGGLKGFMVNAVVKHIKKMVPKYHLPQSVKFNQVISAGQNATYTSVDIKPTDLAFLQYTGGTTGPSKGVMITHRNMVANLEQSKAMTNPVFEVNQEIMVTALPLYHIFALNANCLCFIAYGGTNLLITNPKDMPGFVKELSKYRFTAITGVNTLFNGLIHTPGFEKLDFSGLKTALGGGMAVQRPVAEKWQDITGVRLLEGYGLTECCPMVTISPYDQTEFNGSIGLPAASTEIRLVDEQGVDVGIEEPGELWVKGPQVMKGYLNRPDATAEAIEDGWFKTGDIATMDENGYFRIVDRKKDMIIVSGFNVYPNELEEVMATHEGVLEAAAIGIPCAATGEKIRIYIVKKQADLTQDSLIAHARENLTKYKVPKEIVFIDEMPKSNVGKILRKELRVLAANNTAGSSAKSEAA from the coding sequence ATGGAAAAAGTGTGGCTAGAAAAAAGCTACCCGACTGGGGTGCCGTTTGAAATCGATCCTGACAAATATTCTTCGTTGGTGGAAATGTTTGAAACTTACACCAGCAAATACCAGAACAACACGGCATTCATTAACATGGATGCCAGTATCACCTACCAAGAATTAGCCGAACAGGCACGTGCCTTTGCCGCTTATTTACAAACTCAATGGCATTTTCAGCCTGGCGACAAATTCGCGATTATGATGCCAAATTGCTTACAGTACCCAGTCGCCCTGTTTGGTGCCTTATTGGCGGGCTTAACCGTGGTAAATGTTAACCCCTTGTACACGGCACGAGAATTAGAGCACCTACTAGCTGACTCAGACACTAAAGGTATTCTAATTATTGAAAACTTTGCCCATACACTTGCAGAAGTGATTGATAACACAAAAGTCAAACACGTTATTGTCACCGGCCTTGGTGATCGTCTAGGTGGCTTAAAGGGCTTTATGGTTAATGCGGTTGTTAAGCACATCAAAAAAATGGTGCCCAAATATCACCTGCCTCAATCAGTGAAGTTTAACCAAGTGATTTCAGCAGGACAAAATGCCACATACACTTCGGTAGACATAAAGCCAACTGATCTTGCCTTCTTGCAATACACTGGCGGTACAACTGGCCCCTCTAAAGGGGTGATGATTACGCATCGCAATATGGTCGCCAACTTAGAGCAATCAAAAGCCATGACCAATCCTGTGTTTGAGGTAAATCAGGAAATTATGGTGACTGCCCTACCGCTCTATCATATCTTCGCCCTCAACGCGAATTGCTTGTGTTTTATTGCGTACGGCGGCACGAATTTGTTAATTACCAACCCGAAAGACATGCCAGGATTTGTTAAAGAATTAAGCAAATATCGCTTTACCGCAATTACAGGCGTTAATACCTTGTTTAATGGCCTTATTCATACGCCTGGTTTTGAAAAACTTGATTTTTCGGGTTTAAAGACCGCGCTTGGCGGTGGCATGGCCGTTCAGCGTCCGGTTGCCGAAAAATGGCAAGATATCACAGGCGTGAGGCTACTCGAAGGCTACGGCCTTACAGAATGCTGTCCGATGGTAACGATCAGTCCTTACGATCAAACGGAATTTAATGGCTCTATCGGGTTACCCGCGGCATCAACTGAGATCCGCCTAGTGGATGAGCAAGGTGTTGATGTCGGTATCGAAGAGCCAGGCGAGCTATGGGTCAAAGGCCCGCAAGTAATGAAAGGCTATTTAAATCGCCCCGATGCGACCGCAGAAGCCATTGAAGATGGTTGGTTCAAAACAGGTGATATCGCCACCATGGATGAAAATGGTTATTTCCGCATTGTTGATCGTAAAAAAGATATGATTATCGTGTCTGGCTTTAACGTTTATCCAAATGAGCTAGAGGAAGTGATGGCAACGCATGAGGGCGTGTTAGAAGCTGCGGCTATCGGTATCCCATGTGCAGCAACTGGTGAGAAAATTCGTATTTATATCGTGAAAAAACAAGCGGATTTAACACAAGATTCACTGATTGCCCATGCGCGCGAAAATTTAACCAAATACAAAGTGCCTAAAGAAATCGTCTTCATTGATGAAATGCCTAAATCGAACGTCGGTAAAATTTTAAGAAAAGAGCTGCGTGTGCTTGCCGCAAATAACACCGCAGGTTCGTCGGCAAAAAGTGAGGCTGCTTAG
- a CDS encoding methyl-accepting chemotaxis protein yields MNFSIKTKLIAFATSALVILGTVSIVNSLQTKSTVLQVASENVGEAVKNTLHAELKGQLDTVTLSAELFYQQANLENVKAELADELTVIYQTVDSIYKNTASKKQAKLNVHAFLNNYRWGNGRYVFSYDVDTINYTTHSINPDMIGKSAKDASDINGVYYARNIVNVALSSDIGYTQYAFKNPVSNQVENKITGAKLFKPLNIVISTGEYISSLQAEKKAQALAMIGKAKFGKNGYFWVQDSKGVILAHPKAAIVGTSIANTIKVAKQLSSQSDAFVDMAFNNPATNQTENKIAYARKVFPDWGWTIATGAYESDIITAQQQLTDATKEVFEAKSSQNIALLLIITVVAIGAFIWFINRIVVRLAMLNTRIKSLSSGEADLRSRLTIVGKDEITEIADSVNQFIGYLQEMLKELAVSSNHITDNITNLSQQSDQNHRALSEHANETDQVVTAITEMSATAFSVAENASQSANNTNQAEQEVIAAQQLVDSTNQSVDSLMAEIEQAASNIHTMNDNTQAIINVLAVIGEIADQTNLLALNAAIEAARAGDQGRGFAVVADEVRALASRTQTSTAEINEILTKVQNDADNAVKAMDATQSSCKLASDNTDKVSAFLVNMTQSITDINDLNNQIATAAEQQSAVTEEVSQNMNNIQSVVTGLTQSGEQTMTSSHELAATNQQLSGLINQFKV; encoded by the coding sequence ATGAACTTTAGTATAAAAACCAAGTTAATTGCGTTTGCAACTAGTGCCTTGGTCATTCTCGGCACAGTCTCAATCGTTAATTCGCTACAAACAAAAAGTACTGTCTTGCAGGTAGCATCAGAAAATGTTGGCGAGGCAGTAAAGAACACCTTACATGCCGAATTAAAAGGCCAACTTGACACAGTGACACTATCCGCTGAGCTATTCTATCAGCAAGCAAACCTTGAAAATGTCAAAGCAGAGCTTGCGGATGAACTCACTGTCATTTATCAAACCGTAGACAGCATCTACAAAAATACAGCATCAAAAAAACAGGCAAAACTCAATGTTCATGCCTTTCTAAATAACTATCGCTGGGGCAACGGGCGCTATGTGTTTAGTTACGATGTGGACACTATTAATTATACAACCCACAGCATTAACCCTGATATGATTGGCAAGAGTGCCAAAGACGCGAGCGATATCAATGGCGTGTACTACGCTAGAAATATCGTAAATGTTGCGTTAAGCAGTGATATTGGCTACACCCAGTACGCGTTTAAAAATCCGGTTAGCAATCAAGTTGAAAACAAAATTACCGGCGCAAAATTATTTAAGCCGTTAAATATCGTCATATCGACGGGTGAGTATATCTCCAGTTTACAAGCTGAAAAAAAGGCACAAGCGCTAGCGATGATAGGTAAAGCTAAGTTTGGTAAAAATGGTTATTTCTGGGTGCAAGACAGCAAAGGGGTCATATTGGCTCATCCGAAAGCTGCAATTGTGGGTACCAGTATTGCTAACACCATTAAAGTCGCCAAGCAACTGAGCAGCCAAAGTGATGCCTTTGTTGATATGGCTTTTAACAACCCTGCAACTAACCAAACCGAAAATAAAATTGCTTACGCTCGTAAGGTTTTCCCTGATTGGGGCTGGACTATAGCCACTGGTGCTTACGAGAGTGATATTATCACGGCACAGCAACAATTAACGGATGCAACCAAAGAAGTCTTTGAAGCGAAATCTAGCCAAAACATCGCTTTGCTCTTAATCATCACAGTCGTGGCCATTGGCGCATTTATTTGGTTTATCAATCGTATCGTGGTTCGCCTTGCCATGCTTAACACGCGCATTAAGAGTTTATCCAGTGGTGAAGCCGATTTGCGCTCGCGTTTAACGATTGTAGGCAAAGATGAAATCACAGAAATTGCGGACTCAGTCAATCAGTTTATTGGTTACTTGCAGGAGATGCTCAAAGAGCTAGCCGTTTCGTCAAATCACATTACCGATAATATTACTAATCTATCGCAGCAATCTGATCAAAATCATCGAGCATTGAGCGAGCATGCCAACGAAACAGACCAAGTGGTAACCGCCATTACAGAAATGAGCGCCACCGCATTCAGTGTTGCAGAAAATGCGAGCCAATCCGCTAACAATACGAATCAAGCGGAACAGGAAGTAATTGCCGCGCAGCAGCTTGTCGATTCAACCAACCAAAGTGTTGATAGTTTAATGGCAGAAATTGAACAAGCAGCATCAAACATTCATACCATGAACGATAACACCCAAGCGATAATAAACGTGCTTGCTGTTATTGGTGAGATTGCTGATCAAACGAATTTACTCGCCCTTAATGCCGCAATTGAAGCAGCTCGTGCTGGCGATCAAGGACGAGGTTTTGCTGTTGTTGCTGATGAAGTACGTGCCCTTGCCTCTCGCACACAAACGAGTACGGCAGAGATTAATGAGATTCTCACGAAAGTACAAAATGATGCAGACAATGCAGTAAAAGCCATGGACGCAACGCAATCAAGCTGTAAACTCGCTTCTGACAACACCGACAAAGTATCGGCATTCTTGGTTAACATGACGCAGTCAATTACAGATATTAACGATCTAAACAATCAAATTGCCACGGCTGCTGAACAACAAAGCGCAGTGACCGAGGAAGTTAGTCAGAATATGAATAACATCCAATCAGTCGTCACTGGACTTACACAAAGTGGTGAGCAGACAATGACAAGTAGCCACGAATTGGCCGCAACTAATCAGCAGCTATCTGGGCTGATCAACCAATTTAAGGTTTAA
- a CDS encoding GtrA family protein gives MTREFYKFLSVGTIGFIADSLCFTALQLMGNDLLLSRLIAFWLAVNVTWLGNKYFTFVDNDGHSHSGQLAKISRDKTASMQQQWLHYVFYCHLSGLLNISVFFAASLILPLSVSFVLGILVGTVSNFWLSKFVVFAKASV, from the coding sequence ATGACACGAGAGTTTTATAAGTTTTTATCTGTTGGCACTATTGGCTTTATTGCTGATAGCCTTTGCTTTACTGCACTACAGTTAATGGGCAACGATTTACTATTAAGTCGCCTAATCGCATTTTGGTTGGCGGTAAATGTTACTTGGCTCGGTAATAAATATTTTACTTTTGTTGATAATGATGGCCACAGTCACTCTGGGCAATTAGCAAAGATTAGTCGAGACAAAACGGCATCAATGCAACAGCAATGGCTACATTATGTGTTTTATTGTCATCTGTCTGGTTTGCTGAATATCAGTGTTTTCTTCGCAGCCAGTTTGATTTTACCGCTAAGTGTGAGTTTTGTTTTGGGCATACTCGTGGGTACGGTAAGTAACTTTTGGTTGTCAAAATTCGTCGTATTTGCAAAAGCTTCGGTGTAA
- a CDS encoding glycosyltransferase family 2 protein, with protein MNIVDIELAKENMAGQFNTTLSIVVPVYNEQEVLPLFHHELSTELARLPNEQVEIIYVNDGSTDNSWQIMQTLSTQTAHIECLNLSRNFGKEAALTAGLDHACGECVVILDADLQDPPCLLPQMLAAWRQGADVVNMKRGIRHDESKIKLFCASTYYWLLDHLSDVPIERDVGDFRLLSRRMVDHIKQLPERNRYMKGIMSWPGFKQTTITFDRPGRAAGETKWSFLELVRLGLSGITAFSVRPLKMASWLGGAISLVAFFYGLWVMFKTLVFGEAVAGYPTIVLIQLFLGGIQLLTIGILGEYVGRVFIESKKRPIYLLMDVESSAQAIPSEMQQHG; from the coding sequence ATGAATATCGTCGATATAGAGTTAGCCAAAGAGAATATGGCTGGTCAATTTAACACTACCCTAAGTATTGTTGTGCCTGTCTACAATGAACAAGAAGTACTGCCATTATTTCACCACGAGTTGTCTACTGAGCTGGCGCGTTTACCAAACGAACAAGTGGAAATCATTTATGTCAACGACGGGAGTACCGATAACAGTTGGCAAATTATGCAAACACTTTCAACGCAAACAGCACATATCGAGTGTTTAAACCTGAGCCGAAATTTTGGTAAGGAAGCCGCACTCACCGCGGGTTTAGATCACGCTTGCGGCGAATGCGTGGTGATATTGGATGCCGATCTGCAAGATCCTCCTTGCTTGCTTCCGCAAATGCTAGCAGCATGGCGACAAGGCGCAGACGTGGTTAATATGAAACGAGGCATTCGCCATGACGAATCAAAAATCAAACTTTTTTGTGCCAGCACCTATTACTGGCTGCTTGATCACTTATCTGATGTTCCCATTGAACGTGACGTAGGTGATTTTCGTCTACTCAGTCGCCGTATGGTTGATCATATCAAGCAGTTGCCAGAGCGCAATCGCTACATGAAAGGCATTATGTCTTGGCCTGGCTTTAAGCAAACAACCATCACTTTTGATCGACCCGGTCGCGCCGCTGGTGAAACCAAGTGGTCTTTTCTTGAGCTCGTTAGATTGGGCTTATCGGGGATCACGGCCTTTAGTGTGCGGCCGTTAAAAATGGCGAGTTGGTTGGGAGGCGCCATATCCCTTGTCGCATTTTTCTATGGCTTATGGGTTATGTTCAAAACACTGGTATTTGGCGAGGCAGTTGCCGGTTACCCAACCATAGTGCTTATTCAACTATTCCTTGGCGGAATTCAATTACTCACCATAGGGATTTTAGGAGAGTATGTCGGCCGTGTGTTTATTGAAAGCAAAAAGCGCCCGATATACTTGTTAATGGATGTTGAAAGTAGCGCGCAAGCAATACCGAGTGAAATGCAGCAACATGGATAA
- a CDS encoding response regulator transcription factor, which yields MKILLIEDSQQIAEVIFDYFEAKGVVLDYAANGKHGLQLAQTEKFDCIILDLMLPSIDGISVCKALRADGDNTPIVMLTARDTHSDELLGFDVGADDYIVKPFDLALLEARINSLVRRHCGNGFNNEINQSGIRLDLKTYQVWRDNTEIKLNPSCFKILKLLLERAPNLVSRSEIEQMLWPEEPPEQDVLRKHIHQLRVKIDKPFAVDVIKTIPKLGYQISGET from the coding sequence ATGAAGATATTACTCATAGAAGATAGCCAGCAAATCGCCGAGGTGATATTCGATTACTTCGAAGCAAAAGGTGTCGTGCTTGACTACGCCGCCAATGGCAAACACGGCTTACAACTAGCGCAAACGGAAAAATTCGATTGCATCATATTGGATCTGATGTTGCCAAGCATTGACGGGATCAGCGTATGTAAAGCACTGAGAGCCGACGGTGACAATACGCCGATTGTTATGCTAACAGCTCGAGATACACACTCAGACGAGCTTTTGGGGTTTGACGTAGGCGCTGACGACTACATCGTTAAACCGTTTGACCTCGCCCTGCTTGAAGCGCGCATCAATAGTTTGGTTAGGCGACATTGTGGTAACGGGTTTAACAATGAAATTAATCAAAGCGGTATTAGGCTCGACTTAAAGACATATCAAGTCTGGCGCGATAATACCGAGATAAAACTTAACCCCAGCTGCTTTAAAATTCTCAAGTTGCTGCTTGAGCGCGCGCCTAATTTAGTCAGTCGCAGTGAAATTGAACAAATGCTATGGCCTGAAGAACCGCCAGAACAAGATGTATTACGCAAACACATTCATCAACTTAGAGTAAAAATTGATAAACCGTTTGCTGTTGACGTCATTAAAACCATTCCTAAACTAGGCTATCAAATTTCAGGTGAAACATGA
- a CDS encoding patatin-like phospholipase family protein yields the protein MIQIYAGASALKTIQSEGFNAALFSGFLGASGGPKWFTLFGLDKYLFGEFFKDRNSPLNIMGSSAGAFRAACFGQSDPVAAITRLATDYANTVYDSQKPTPGEITEKGRVLLDNVLGEHGVHEIINNPIRKAHFVVAKSNGFVASENKLAQGVGLVSSFVRNRVNRQLLRSQYERYIFQPASSDMTISDPDEFATHITYLTPDNLKQALLASGSIPIVMAGIADIPDCPPGMYRDGGIVDYHFDIKIHNPGLVLYPHFSQTLRAGWFDKSLARPVRECNYDNIVVICPTDAFVASLPLKKIPDRKDFTELDSQTRIKVWHQVLSQSEQLADGFHEFINTQAIEKIQPISALVA from the coding sequence ATGATTCAAATATACGCTGGTGCCAGCGCCCTAAAAACAATTCAAAGTGAAGGCTTTAATGCCGCACTTTTTTCGGGATTTTTAGGTGCTAGTGGCGGCCCCAAATGGTTTACACTATTTGGGTTAGACAAATACTTATTTGGTGAATTTTTTAAAGACAGGAATTCACCGTTAAATATCATGGGCTCAAGTGCTGGTGCATTTAGAGCTGCCTGTTTTGGCCAGTCAGACCCTGTTGCCGCAATTACCCGCTTGGCAACCGATTACGCAAATACCGTTTATGACTCGCAAAAGCCAACCCCCGGCGAAATAACCGAAAAAGGCCGCGTGCTATTAGATAATGTGCTTGGCGAGCATGGCGTTCATGAAATTATTAATAACCCCATACGAAAAGCACACTTTGTTGTTGCAAAATCAAATGGCTTTGTCGCCAGTGAAAACAAACTCGCACAAGGTGTAGGTCTGGTTAGCAGTTTTGTTAGAAACCGTGTCAATCGCCAGCTGCTGCGCAGTCAATATGAGCGCTATATTTTTCAACCAGCCAGTAGTGATATGACCATTAGTGACCCTGATGAGTTCGCCACTCATATTACTTACTTAACACCGGATAATTTAAAGCAAGCGTTGCTTGCCTCAGGCTCTATTCCGATAGTGATGGCCGGCATAGCCGATATACCTGACTGCCCACCTGGCATGTATCGCGATGGTGGCATAGTCGATTATCACTTTGATATCAAAATTCACAACCCGGGCTTAGTGCTTTATCCCCATTTTAGCCAAACGTTACGCGCTGGTTGGTTTGATAAAAGTTTAGCTCGCCCCGTTCGCGAGTGTAATTACGACAACATTGTTGTGATTTGTCCTACTGATGCTTTTGTCGCGTCATTGCCACTGAAAAAGATACCTGATCGTAAAGATTTTACCGAGCTTGATAGTCAAACCCGCATCAAAGTTTGGCATCAAGTGTTAAGCCAAAGCGAGCAATTAGCAGATGGCTTCCATGAATTTATCAATACACAAGCGATTGAAAAAATACAGCCTATTTCTGCATTAGTGGCATAG